The following DNA comes from Streptomyces sp. Ag109_O5-10.
CGTCCGCCGTCCGTTCGATGATCGCGTCGTACGGCAGCCGCAGGCTCTCGTCCCGCCGGCAGATCCAGGTCCCGCCCTCGTGCGGCTCGCGGAAGACGTCGAAGAGGAACCGGCCGCTCGCCGGATCCCGTGCCCACGTCTGGTGCGTCGCCGCGAGCGCCTCGTCTCCCGCCGCCGCCCAGACGCGTCCCGAGCCCACGGCGTCAAACACGTACTCGGGGAAGCGGTCGCGAACCTCCGCGAACCCCGCCACGGGTACGGCGATCTCCAGGTCGCCATGGGGCCGTGCCTGCTGCCCGCGGAACAGGTCCAGCGCCCACCCCGCCGCGACGCACCAGGGCACGCCCACCCCGTCCAGCCGGTCCGCGACCCGCTCCGGCCGCCAGGCGTCCGCCCAGCGGACGGTCAGTTCGTCGGCGTCGGGAACCGCACCGCCGGAAGGCAGGAATTCAGGCACCACCGCAACGTACCGCCGCACATCGCAAGATCCTGCATGCCGGATCGGCGGAGGCACGATCACTCGTACGCGCGCTAGCGCCTCGGTAAGTTTCGAAGTAGTTCCAAAGTCATGAGTGCCGAGAGTGCAGCCGTGAACTTCTCCGAGCCGGTGAACAAGAACGAGCAGACGCTTGCCCGGCGATCCACTCCGACCCCGAGTTGCCGGCCGCGGTGACCGCCTCGCAGCACCGGCTCCAGGCGGCCGCCGGGAAGTCCGCTTCGCCGACGCCTCGTCGGCCAAGGGCGGGAGAACCTCGCTCAGCAAGCCCGCGAGAACACCTACCGCGCCGGGGTCACCCTGCGTACCGACCCCGGGCCGGCCGTCGAGGCGCCTCGGCACCGTCGCCTCAAGGGCGGTCTCACCCGCGGCGCCCACCGCGGGCAGGCCTGTGAGCGGTGGCAGATCGAGGTGATTGGCGGCGGCCGCATCCGGTGTCTCCACACCGGCCGGGAGGCCTGCTGGATCACCTCGCGGGCACAGGGCACCCTCGCGCCACGGACGGACACTGACGGCCGGTCCGATCCGGGCTACCACATTTTTGGACTTGCCGGTCCATTTTCTTCGGCGCACAGTGGTCCGCGCCTGACGAAGGACCACGTGACACGGAGGTTGATCATGACCATGCGGCTGACCGGCAAGACCGCGCTGGTGACCGGCGCGACCAGCAACATCGGGCGGGCGATCGCCGAGGCGTTCGCCGCGGAGGGGGCGCATGTCGTCGTCTCGGGGCGGAGCGCGGGGCGCGGGGCGGAGGTGGTCGAG
Coding sequences within:
- a CDS encoding nucleotidyltransferase domain-containing protein encodes the protein MPEFLPSGGAVPDADELTVRWADAWRPERVADRLDGVGVPWCVAAGWALDLFRGQQARPHGDLEIAVPVAGFAEVRDRFPEYVFDAVGSGRVWAAAGDEALAATHQTWARDPASGRFLFDVFREPHEGGTWICRRDESLRLPYDAIIERTADGIPYLVPELVLLFKAKEPRPKDHADFDGILPLLSRARRDALGAWLTRVHPGHPWSAKLTER